The genomic window gtctattttctttctccattctggGAATCATGAGAGCCTACCTCTTGCCTAGAAAAGATCTGGTATTTAACAAAAACTTGGTGACTTAAATACTTGACCAAatcctttagaatgtgagctccctgtgGGGAGGGGTACCTTGATTGGTAACCCCAAATCCTAACACAGACCCTGGCATGCAATCTGGTCTTGTTGAATTGACATGATGGAGTACCTGGACAAGAAGGACTGgagtcattttctcattttctgcatTCCAAGATCTGACTATCAATTGTATTCAAGGAAGgggaccaaatttgaacttgttGGAGTCTATTCAGACTGAATTTGTTCAAAGGTGTAGGAACTGTCATACATATTACTCTAGGGGGAAATTTCATAATTTtcacaatcagttgccaaattctcATAAAACTTGGATATTATAAACAAACTAGCAAGATCCCCCTCCCCAAACCTTTCTTGACCAGTTAACAACTTAATTACTCAGTAAAACACTTCACTACTTTAGAATTAGAAAACCTCTACTTTAAGCAACTTCTGTCCCAGGGCTGATAACATCTTGTAACCTAAAGCATTCGGTCAGGCCCCAAAAAACTCCCCAGAAAAGGAGAATCTCTGTCTTCTCTGCTTTTCCCAAAAGCTAAGTTAttactttatcttttaaaatatattcaattaaATACTTAGCAGTTTGTGAACATTGTAATCACATTCTCCAGCAGTTTAATTCATCATATCACAGCATCTGGATCAAAAGAGAAGCTGATTTCCTAAGAATACAAGGGCATCACACGCTaggtatgatttttaaagttaatattaCTTATCAAATATTTCCCAAAGCTACAATAAAATTTTGAAGCATAACAAAAGTTACATTACAGATTTAAAACAAATTTCACTGTTTTGgcaagaataccttaaaaaaagacTTGGTGACACTAAAATGACATCAATTtcattgaatatattttccaaattatCACCTTACATAGAAAGCATTTGTCCAGATACGATTTTAACACTCTAGATGGACTGTtgtcttttaacaaaatatttataagagaaCATTTTGTTCCAGCAAAGAACAACCTGAgtacccatcaactggagaatggcaaaTGAAATCATAGCATATGAATTCAAAGGATTATTATGGAAGAATAATGACAAACATCAGGATTTCACTAGAAACAGCTGTATTTTTAGGGAATTCATCACAGTAAGTAATTTTGGATGTTTAATGAAGTCTCTTAAACTGCAAAATCTAATTAGATCTTGGGCAAGAGACTTAACCTTGTTAATTAGATCGCTAAGTTTTATCTCCAGCAAGATTTTTCCAATGTATACGTAAGTACGGCTGAAATccaaggaaaacattttaatatcACAGTAACAATTCTGTCTTCCAACCACTGCCTCCAAAGAGGCCAAAGTTGCTCAGTTTTATGAAAGCAATAACTCCAAAATATTCTTATAGggaaaagatgtgggagggtGACATTCTATACAATCAGTCCAAACATGATCTGGAGCTGACTGAGGCTCAGATCCtaaatttcttacagcaaaattcAGACTCAAATTTAAGAAATCAGGGAAAACCATTAGACCCTAAAGATATGATCAAAATAGCATGGCTTATGGATAGGAACTGGAAGTGATGCACACATTTAGGGGATTAGATGTGGTAGACAGAGTGCCTGAAGAGCCACTGGCAGTGATTCTTAATATTGCACAGGAGGCAACAACTAAATACATTTCAAAGTAAAAgagcaacaaaacaaaatgtcTGTCTGACGAGGCCTtgcaaatagctgaggaaagaaggggaaagcaaaggggagatttccccaaatgaattcataatttatgagaatagcaaggagagataaggttttcttaactGGGcattgcaaagaaatagaagaaaacaactgaatgggaaagacaagagaccTTTGCAAGAAAATTTGAGCTATCATGGGAGTATTTCCTGAATATATGGGCATGGGGACTTCTATGGACAAGGTCAGGCACTCACTTGCTTGGCACCTCCAGATTCTCTTGAAAACAACCTTGAAATAAGGACTCAGAACGAATTTTGGAGCAGTGAACCACATTACCTGTCTAGGACAGcttgaaaggtaaacaggaaaggtgTCTCACTACAGTGGGAGAGTACAGTTAAGTGAGGAAGCCAGTGACAGGTTTCACCCTAGGATGCCATAACACATGTTAGGGAAGACATGAGAAACCTTGGGGTTGCTGAGATAAATTCAATCTCTTTTTTGGGCTTCATGCACTATATGAAATATACTATATCTAGTGAGGTCTGTGCTACAGGGAGAAAACATTACTCATTAATTAGATCCATATATTTTATGTCCAGCAAGATTTCTTCAACGTACACATTGGAATACACAAAAAATCATCAGATGATCACCATCCTACCATTATTGCTTTTATAAGACTTCCTTGCATTGTGAATATTGTGCAGTCTACTGACCTGCCTCTTCCAGGAAAAGGCTGGTCCTCATTGAACACATTCATAAGTCTTTTCTCCACTAGCAATCCTTGATGTAAAGGAAGAGATGATCTCTGGTTGCAGACCTTTCCAGAGTCCAGACAGGGCTAGATCATAAGGTGAAACTTCTGATGTCTACAAGCTCTGTAGTGCTTGTAGAAtgtctttccacattcattatggAAATACTTTCTATCCCATGTGAATTCTGATAGGAAATATCAGAATAACATCAATAATGACTTTAGCTTGAACACTTTTCATATTGATTGACAAATTACATGTCTTCTAGAATGGATTCTCTCATGTGAGAGAAAAGAATGTTTCTCCCATAGAAATAAACAAGTATTCAATTAGGACAAagcttttttcccccatctcctcATTCAGAAATCGGCCAGTGTAGGTGATTCAGTCAGTCTTTGAAGGGCAGGGCTGATGATCAGATGAAACCTTTGGCAAGACCTGGGAAAATTTAGATCTGACCAAAATGTAAAAGGATTTTATTATAGGTGAATTCTGGCCCATTGTGTTTTAGTGAAACAGTTCTGAGGGGAATTGGAACCCTCTGGTCCACACTGCACTAAGTAATGGTGATCAGGCTAGAAATAAGTCTCTTTGTCCAAAACTGAGTCAAGATTCAGgcccctccccctcatccctcattagaataagcccaaATCTCATAATACTCATtctcattaaaatttaattaatcagCATTGATTTATGCCTATAGGTAACTCCCACTTAGCTAAGGGAATATAAGTTTTGAGAGGGCTCCATGATTCCTATTTGGTTGGTAAGAGATAGCTAAATGACCattgttttataaattataaacaaGCCATAATTAAATAATTACCTAGAAACGATGTCTcctcaaatttgctttcatcagaTTTGTATAATAAGGTGAGAATGTATATAAAAGCATCAATCATATTATATATCTATCCAGTGTGAATTCTATTATGTGCAGCAAGTAGGAAGTCTGGTTCTGagagcctttccacactgatcacattcagggtttctttccagtgtggatactctgatgtgcagcaagactgGAGCTAgaactgaaagcctttccacattgattacattcataaggtttctctccagtgtggattctctggtgtaAAGTAAGGTGGGAGTTTCGTCTGAAAccttttccacactgattacattgataaggtttcacatcagtgtggattctctgatgtagacTAAGTTTGGTGCTctctctgaaagtctttccacattcattacatttataaggtttctctccagtgtggattctctgatgtgcaccAAGTAGACAGTTtagtctgaaagcctttccacattgatcacattcatatggtttctctccagtgtggattctctgatgtaggaTAAGATGGCAGCTgtatctgaaagtctttccacattcattgcattcatgaggtttctctccagtgtggattctccgATGCACAGCAAGACTGGGGCTAGAACTGAaaacctttccacattgattacactcATATGATTTTTCCCCAGTGTGAATTTTCTGATGTGCAGCAAGTAGGGAGTTtagtctgaaagcctttccacattgattacatttatgTGGCTTCTCACcattgtggattctctgatgtacatcAAGACTGGAGCTAGAACGGAAAGCTTTTGCACACTCATTACATTCAAAAAGTTTCTTTCCAGTGTGGATACTCTGATGTACAGTAAGTTGGTAGTtttctctgaaagcctttccacattgatcacattcatagGGTTTTTTTCCAGTGTGGATTGTCTGATGTGCACGAAGCACAGAGTTtagtctgaaagcctttccacattgattacattgataaggtttctctccagtgtggattctctgatgtacagtaagtTGGTAGTtttctctgaaagcctttccacattgattacattcatatggtttctctccagtgtggactctctgatgtacagtaagtTGGTAGTTttgtctgaaagcctttccacattgattacattgatAAGGtgtctctccagtgtggattctctggtgtaCAGCAAGATGGTACtttcttctgaaagcctttccacattgattacattcatatggtttctctccagtgtggattctctcatGCACAATAAGTTTGGACCTCCtactgaaagcttttccacattgattacattcataaggtttctttccagcGTGGATACTCTGATGTGCACCAAGACTGGAGCTAgaactgaaagcctttccacattgattacatttatgTGGCTTCTCACcattgtggattctctgatgtacatcAAGTAGATCTTTtagtctgaaagcctttccacattgatcacattcatagggtttctttccagtgtggatactctgatgtacagcaagattTGAGCTGTccctgaaagcctttccacattgattacattgataaggtttctctccagtgtggattctctgatgcagAATAAGTTTGGACCtccttctgaaagcctttccacattcattgcattcatgaggtttctctccggtgtggattctctgatgtacagtaagtTGGAAGTTTTgtctgaaggcctttccacattcattgcattcatgaggtttctctccagtgtggattctctgatgtaggaTAAGATGGCAGCTgtatctgaaagtctttccacattcattgcattcatgaggtttctctccagtgtggattctctgatgggctGCAAGACTGGAGCTAGATCTGTAAGtctttccacaatgattacaCTCATACGGTTTTtccccagtgtgaattctctgatgtgcagcaagtaGGGAGTTtagtctgaaagcctttccacattgattacatttatgTGGCTTCTCACcattgtggattctctgatgtacatcAAGACTGGAGCTAGAACGGAAAGCTTTTGCACACTCACTACATTCAAAAAGTTTCTTTCtattgtggattctctgatgtgaaaCAAGTAGATAGTTttgtctgaaagcctttccacactgattacattcataagctCTCGctgcagtgtggattctctgatgtacagcaagatttgagctgtctctgaaagcctttccacattgattacattgataaggtttctctccagtgtggattctctgatgtgcagcaagattGGAGCCGCTTGTGaatgcctttccacattgattacattcataaacttTCTCCATATGGGTTTCCTGATGTAGAGTAACATGGCCTTTAAatctgaatgcatttccacaaggattacattcataaggtttcgcACCATTGTGGATTTTCTGATGTTGAGTAAGATTGGAGCTCTGTAGCAATGCCTTTCCATgtttatcatatttataaagttcctCTCTAGTCTCCAtgctctgatgtacagcaagactACAGGTGCAGCTCCCATCCTTTCCACACTGACTGCATTCAGGAGACTGCCTCTCACTATCAATCATGTGATGAATACGGAAGGAGGAGAGTTCACTAAAATGTACATCACATTCATGAAGATCATGTGggttctctccagtatgaattttttgACAGTAAATCGGGGAGGACTGTTGGCTCATGCTTTTCCCACAGTGATGACAACCATAAAGTTTATCTCCAGGGTGAACTTTCTGAAATGCAGCACAGATTTGGCTCCTAATGAAGTCACAGTGACCAGCACTCATGAGGTTTTCTTGCTGTGCTTCTTCCACAGAAATACTTAGCTTTTCAGTAGTCTCTCTCTTTCCAGGTCCAATCATTCCTTCTGCAAAAAAACAAATCGTGAAACATATTTACAGAGacacaggtacacacacacacaattataaaCACTTCCCTCCACTGGAAGAAAGTAAACTGATCTATATGACACTTCTTCAGGTAAAGATAAAAGTATTCCAAGTTAAATTGACACAATCAAAATGTTTGAAAATGCCACTACTTCAGATCTGCAGAATAACTTGACTTGGAAAGACCTTCACAGACAATCACATTGGATCCTCAGAAACACCTGTGAAACTGGCAGACCCAGCATTCATGCTACAACCTCAAGTCAGGCCATGAACTCTGAATGGCTGAGTTACCAGAAAAGTGTCCCTGCAGATATCATTAGATCACCCACCCTGCAATTGGGCATGTTCTGTCCACAGAACTTGATGGCCCTTTTCCATGGCACttttgttcaaattttttttttaagaaaaaatgttttctttttgcatgcttgacttttttctccctctctttgggTCTTCCTATTACCTGAGACACagaaatattgaaattaggccaaatCACGAGCGTACTTTAAACTCCAGGGAAAAGAAGAGTCAGTCAATGGAGGTGGCAAACTTAACTGTTTccttattttaagaaactgccaTGGCAACTGCCAACCTTGAGCAATCACAACTCTGATGAGTCAAGCCAGCAACACTGGACCAGAGACCCCACCAGAAAGATTAggactcactgaaggctcaggCATAGGTAGTTTTATTACCAACAAAATATTGTTAATTAAAATATGtactttgaaaaaacaaaatagtattGTGCATGTCATAGAAAACAGTATTTATAAACATAAATTTCATATGCActgaaaaaccaaaaattaaagtGACTGACTTGATTGCAATATATGCTTTACTGCAGAGCTCTGGAACTGATTCTGCAATATCTCTGAGGTGGACCTGGATTTGTTCTCATTCTTGTCttgatttttaagtttttttcccctaattctactctccttaatctatttttatATTCACTCCTTGAGTTCCCCTTTATTCCACGGTATCCCAATGAACTAGATGTCTTTACACTCCCAAACACTCTCCTTTCCCTGGATTAGTTAAGACCAAGGTTCCTGATCTGCTGTTTCTTCTCCACCATTTCCATGTTCCTCTGGCAGACTGACAGCTCCTTGACCTCAGGGactgccttttcccttcctaaaacTTGGTGAGTTGCCTAGAAAACTGAAGGTGTTTAATCCATACTTGTTCACTGACAGGACCCATGGTTGATACCAGGCCCCAGCTTCTGCCTCAATCCCTACATTCTGTTCTCTGCCTTACTTGGAAAATGCAGACCTGTttctcactctttcattttatctcctttttgtgTGAACTTTGTCTGCTTCTAAACCTGATGGGACCTGAGCAAGCCCAGAGAGAACACTGCAGAAACTCTTTTTAGGCTCCTGAAGCATCCCATACTAAGGGACACCTAGGAATTTCTAATTAGCACTTGGCCAAACTCAGAGTGACTGTCAGTTCAATGAATGTGGCCAACAATTCTCCAAGAAGGGGCCAAAGACTGGGCCTTAGAGATCAAGGGAGGGACACAAGTTGATAATTTAGGTAAAGCATATCCTTGGATTAATTCTAAATGAGGCAACAACCTTTGCTTGTACTTAGATGCTactgaatggaaagagaaaatcataaaacctGCTGCCTCAGTCAACTACAATTTTAGGGTATTTAAATTCAGGGTGGACCTCATGGTGCCAAGGGTATCCTTTGAGTCCCTTTCGGtagttaagtggtgcagtagcTACTGATTAGGGAGACtgatgttcaaatccagcctcagacacacttactagctttgcaaCCCTTCCCAAGTCACTTAGGGCTCTTGCCCttgatttccttgtctataaaatgagcctgAAACAcaaatgggaaatcactccagcatcttagccaagaaaaccccaaaagaggtcatagTGAAACAGAAATGACTGGAAAGACTGAAAACCACAACCTGACTCCCTATCTCCTTCACCACAGCATCTTTCccaattcttttaattctttcccaAATGTCCCTGATTACCTGCTCCCACTGTCCACCCCACTAATCACCTTCTCAGTGAAGAAATgtgctttctattttttctttgaaaaaactgGATGCTTATCAAGAGCTATCTTATCCTCCTCATTTTCCATCCATGAAGTGACTTTTTCTCTTTGACGTCACTGTCAGATGAAATGATCCCCCTGCTAGCTAAAGCAAACTCCTTTCCATGAATAAATCATCCCATTCCAGGACATCATCTTCCTCAGTATGATGCCCCTCCAGCATTCCTTTTAATCACTACTTTCCAGTCTCTCCCACACTAATGACTATTTCCCTACTGCCAGAAACCATTTCTTGCTAATGCTCAAAACATGATCACTTGATCCATTCAATCCAAGAGATATGTTTCCATgatctttcttctatttcttggcTAAACAGCTGGAAGTGCCCACTTACAAGTGGAGTCACCAAAGCTCTTCTCTATTCTCAGCAGTCTAGCGCCCAGTTTCATTGTTCAACTGAAATTCCTCTCTCCACAATTACCAAGAACATCCACGTTGTGAAATCCACTGGTCACTTCTtcatcctcatctttctttccttctctacagCTTTTCACAATCAAtcacccttctttttttctctcactctatTAGCGACACTAATATCATTGTTGTCCAAAACAaacttattctctttcttccGGCCCTCCCATCTTCCTACTTTCCTAATGCTGTCCAAGGAATCCTCCCATTAGAGCACATTCATAAATGAGGTATCATGCCTTCTTCATGGAGTTTCACAAACACTTCTGTCTCACATAGTCAATCTGCTCCTATGTCCTCTGATTCCACCCAGATAACATTTCTCCCAtaacacccccttctctcccaacACTTCTATTGTCTTGCTTCAGGTCCTGAACACCACACAACAGAGCTATTTCAAGAACCTGATACTTGTTCCAGGTGCTCCAAGTCTCCCTCCACTCCAGTCATTCCACCACTCCCTTACAAAGATCATCTTCCTAAAGTTCTTGACTGACCATATCACCATATCCTCAACAATCTCCTGGGGCTCCCTAGGaaaaggatcaaatacaaaatctcttCTAAGGCTATTAATCACCTACCCTCTCTCTTTACATACCCCTCCCttattcttctaaattttctttcccttcacatcCCCACCAAACTTGCTATAATCCACTGGTATGAGCCTCACTTTTATTTTGTGAAGGGGACACTCTGCCTTCCAAATGTTTTGGCTTTCCAAGCCATGTCCAGACATGGAATGCCATCCCTGAAGCCCCAGCTAGGGCCCACCTTCCACAATAGGCTTTCCAGTTCTCCTTCACTGTAGTACATTTCCTCTCTCAATGAGATCCAATCTGTCTTGTCCATAATAGATTTCTACATGGTTGTTAGCATGTCATCTGCCCACCCAGTCTGAGAACACCACTAAAGCAAGGAATGTTCCTTGCATCTCTTTATGTTGATTAAGAGCGGGTATGGAACTTAGCAGCAACTTTCTAAGtcttcactgatgagaacaatgCCTAAGAAAGAAACCATATTTAAAAGCCTAACCCCCTTTTGCACTTTCAGGGAAGTTCCATGCCCCCAAATTCTaaacaatgcattttttttaggatcatagatttatcagTAGGGGATAGCTTAATTGCACGGTGTCTaacttcctaattttacagaagagtcaACTGAAAATCagtggggttcagtgacttgtgcaCAGACTCACTGCTAAAAGTCTCTGAAAAAGAATCCCAATTCAGGTGTTCCTGCCCCCACATCTAACACTTGCTTTGCTACAACACCAAGAGACACAGCTCTCATGTGCCTGCTTTTTCCTCACTCACCTGGACAGCAGGTCCTCAGGCCTTCTTGTTCCAGCATCATTGGCACCTCCCTTTCCTCCAAATAAGAAACCAAATATTCTCTGGGAACTGGAAGCCCTGATAATGTGGAAAAAGGAATGAACATGGAGACATACTTAGAATTTAGTTCTCTTTCAGGAAAACAGAGTACATACAAAGCCACTCCATTTTGAGAATTGCTCCTTCATGTTCGCAAACCTCTGGCTTATTCTTCCATTAATGGTTGTAATGCAAGTAACCAAAAAAGGATATGCCAGATCAGCATTGAGCTCCAGCAGATTAGAGCTTGATGGATCAGCTCTGGATCTGCctcctcctcaactcctcaccCCATGAAACCTATAAAAACCTGGTTACTGTACATTCAGTGAGTCATTGCTCTTCTGGTGAGATTCTCCTTTTGGGGAACTGAATGAACCTTAGGTACTCAAATTTTAACACTTGGCCAGTCTCTGATTCCTGCCATTGACAGGGGCATGCAATCAAGGAGGAAAAGATGGTGGCCAAAAGTGTTTAAACATGATTTccatagcattcatttttaagaacTTTGGGGAAAGGTGGGGGAGAAGATCATGGAGCCAATGGAGAATCAGAAAATTTGATCATGGTGCACCTTCCTCAAAGGAGGCACTCATTGCAGAATTTCATTATCTAGAAATTAGAGGTGACTGGTAGTGAAGTAGGGCAAGGTCTGGGAATAGACTAAGAAATGCCAAAGATTAAATCCCCCCTCAGACAGTTTTTAACTGTGTGTCTGGAAAAGacacttaacctgtgtttgcttcagttttcttaaatgCCATTTGGGGATAATAGTATCAGCTAATAACATTATATTGTAAAGTAAGGACATAACACAACAGTTGATGAACAGCAGGTGAATGGGAAGGattatttccctctgtcctttcccACCATCTGTACAACATAGTGGAGGCAAATGAAAGAAAGATTAAGGACAAATTTGTGACACTTGACACAATCAGAAACTGAGAGTTACAAAGTGATGCTTCTCAGAAAGAAGGATATCCTAAATACTTGGCCCATCCCAAAGAGGAAGAGGTTACAGAGAAAAGCAGGCTGAGCACTTCTCAGGTACTTGGCAGACAAAATTAATATCCAGGGAGAGGGTGGGTTAAATAATCCATAGGATTAGTTCTACATCTGAGATACTTCAACACTGACCTACCTCAGGCTACCTAGAATTGCCATGAGACAGCTGCAGTAGCAACAACAGAACATACATGTTATCTTCATACCATGTACTGACCTTCTAGAGGAAAACCAGGGAGCAGAAGGACCCTCTCTCTTGGACACTGGAGA from Notamacropus eugenii isolate mMacEug1 chromosome 1, mMacEug1.pri_v2, whole genome shotgun sequence includes these protein-coding regions:
- the LOC140521605 gene encoding LOW QUALITY PROTEIN: uncharacterized protein (The sequence of the model RefSeq protein was modified relative to this genomic sequence to represent the inferred CDS: inserted 2 bases in 1 codon); the encoded protein is MALGSCRPPPQELVTFQDVSVDFTPEEWDLLDHPQKKFCKAVMLENAHNLLSLGLPVPREYLVSYLEEREVPMMLEQEGLRTCCPEGMIGPGKRETTEKLSISVEEAQQENLMSAGHCDFIRSQICAAFQKVHPGDKLYGCHHCGKSMSQQSSPIYCQKIHTGENPHDLHECDVHFSELSSFRIHHMIDSERQSPECSQCGKDGSCTCSLAVHQSMETREELYKYDKHGKALLQSSNLTQHQKIHNGAKPYECNPCGNAFRFKGHVTLHQETHMEKVYECNQCGKAFTSGSNLAAHQRIHTGEKPYQCNQCGKAFRDSSNLAVHQRIHTAARAYECNQCGKAFRQNYLLVSHQRIHNRKKLFECSECAKAFRSSSSLDVHQRIHNGEKPHKCNQCGKAFRLNSLLAAHQRIHTGEKPYECNHCGKTYRSSSSLAAHQRIHTGEKPHECNECGKTFRYSCHLILHQRIHTGEKPHECNECGKAFRQNFQLTVHQRIHTGEKPHECNECGKAFRRRSKLILHQRIHTGEKPYQCNQCGKAFRDSSNLAVHQSIHTGKKPYECDQCGKAFRLKDLLDVHQRIHNGEKPHKCNQCGKAFSSSSSLGAHQSIHAGKKPYECNQCGKAFSRRSKLIVHERIHTGEKPYECNQCGKAFRRKYHLAVHQRIHTGETPYQCNQCGKAFRQNYQLTVHQRVHTGEKPYECNQCGKAFRENYQLTVHQRIHTGEKPYQCNQCGKAFRLNSVLRAHQTIHTGKKPYECDQCGKAFRENYQLTVHQSIHTGKKLFECNECAKAFRSSSSLDVHQRIHNGEKPHKCNQCGKAFRLNSLLAAHQKIHTGEKSYECNQCGKVFSSSPSLAVHRRIHTGEKPHECNECGKTFRYSCHLILHQRIHTGEKPYECDQCGKAFRLNCLLGAHQRIHTGEKPYKCNECGKTFRESTKLSLHQRIHTDVKPYQCNQCGKGFRRNSHLTLHQRIHTGEKPYECNQCGKAFSSSSSLAAHQSIHTGKKPXECDQCGKALRTRLPTCCT